In the Triticum aestivum cultivar Chinese Spring chromosome 2B, IWGSC CS RefSeq v2.1, whole genome shotgun sequence genome, aatttgaaaactgattgtaaagctaaattaatcgagctattgaaagaatatgtttgttgctttgcatgggaatatcatgagatgccagggttgagccgagagctagtggagcatcggttgcctataaaggccgattttagaccttataaacagtcgaccagaaagtttaatccgaaaacatatgaccggatcaaggaagagatcggtcgactgcttgaagctaatttcattcgaccttgcaggtatgccgagtggatttctaacattgtcccagtggagaagaagggatccggcaagttgagggtgtgcattgacttcagagatttgaatagggctacacccaaagatgagtatcccatgccaatagccgatatgcttattaatgatgcttctggacataaggttattagctttctagatggtaatgccgaatacaatcaaatttttatggccgaagaggacatgtacaaaacggctttccgatgtcccggtttccttggtttattcgagtggacagtgatgacattcggattaaaaaatgctggagccacatatcaaagggctatgaatttgatttttcatgatttactcggtatcatacttgaagtttatattgatgatattgttgtcaaatcagatgcttttgaatctcacttggccgattagCGTTTAGCTTTTgatagaatgaaaaagtatggactgaagatgaatcctttgaagtgtgcatttggcgtgtcagctggcaaatttttgtgtttcattattcatgaagatggcatcgaaattgatcccaaaaagattaaaggccatacagaaagtggaggctccaacatgtaAGAGAGATAtacaaaagttccttggcaaggtcaattatttgagaaggttcatagctaatctgtcagggtaagttgatgcatttactcctatccttcggttaaagaatgatgttgatttcacttgggggcaaaacagcaagaagcctttgatatgatcaagaattatttgtgcactccttcgatgatgaaagcacccaagcatagagagccttttaatctttatatcgcagcagaggaaggtgttattggtgctgttttgactcaagataccgaaGGAAAAGAACATGCCATTACGTATGTGAGCAGacgcttattggacgccgagacaaggtatacatttattgaaaaactatgtctatgattatattatgcttgcacaaaattgagacattacctagtgtcgagtgcttgtgtagtagcttgtcaaaccgatgtcattaagtacatgttgcataggccaattcttagtggtagaattggcaagtgggcttatgctttgattgaatatgatttggcttatgaatctctaaaatccatgaaaggccaaattgttgctaatttcattgttgaacatcggattaatgacaagcatgatgttgatatgaaccttgtttaattagtgccatggagattatactttcatggttcagtttgtagcaatggccaaggtgttggtattgtttatatatctcctcatggtgctgtttttgaagcctcgtgccgcttggaatatttttgcacaaacaatcaagccgaatatgaagcattgttattcggtttagagatgttacttgctataggtgttacacatattgaggcttacggtgattcgttactagtggtgcagcaaatatccagagtctttcagtgtttggacgaatcacttaatgtttatcttgataaatgtctagatataatttctactttggattgttttagcattgcacatatatctagacatgacaactggaaagcaaatgagttggcacagcaagcatctggatatcatgttgatcacggcatgtttcatatctctcaaagaccgatgtcttgtcttgccaatatgggagaggccgaacctgagcccactgattcggccattaacaaaaaaatctagtgcaggtgataattccgactggagaaagcccattgttgattacttgtgcaatccgagtgaaagggtggacagggctgttcggcgtatggctttcaagtatacaatgagagatgatggtctttatcgccgaacagttgatgatgttcttctaaagtgtttggatgaggaccaggcaagagttgctatgggagaagtacatgaaggtatttgtggcactcaccagtcggctcccaagatgaaatggttattgtgACGTGATgcgttttattggccgactatgattaatgcttgctttagatattataaaggatgtgaagcttgtcaaaagtttggtgatattcaattggctcctgctgctatgttacatcctattatcaaactgtggcctttcagaggttggggtttatatttcattggacaaatccacccgtcttcctcaaaagggcatcggttcatattggtggcaactgattactTCACTAAATGGtatgaagcagtacctctcaagaacatgacacatacggaggtaattcaattcataaccgagcacattattcaaaGATTCGGTGTTCCTCAAATGTTAACTacggatcaaggttcatctttcatgtcacaccaagtcagagagtttgccgaatcttataacataaagttgctcaattcctctccgtattattcccaagctaatggacaagctgagtctagcaataaaattttaatcaagctcatcaataagaagattgaggataatccgaggagatggcatgagttgttgtctgaagctttgtgggcacatagaatttcaaggcatggtgctaccaatgtgactccatatgagcttgtATATGGCcaagaggccgttttaccagtggaagtaaatttgaatgctctgagaatagccaaacaaaatgatttatcggcagtagacttatataacttgatgatggacaatattgatgaagttgccgataaacgttcggttgctttgaagtccatagagagagacaagttgagggttgcaagaacttacaataagaaagttaagttgaagaattttcaagttggtgatctcgtctggaaagtgattctgccgattggttcaagagatagaaaattcgggaagtggtctccaagttgggaaggtccttttaggattacaagagttgttcccggaaattcatatttggtggaatcaatacaaggggcattgttaccccgagctctcaacggaaaatatttgaagaagtaccacccagtgtgtggcaggaagcctgagtaggcaatggccgatatacgattatcgcccttagcacaaacatggcgaTACATAATTAACGCCCTgaggaaaataaatggccgatggagtgttgacatcgtccttagaacgaacactatgcatattatttttcggcgtgcaagctttgccgaaaaataggggggcacatgttgacgcctgattttggcaagatacagagtgaaagggttttcagcatgaaaagtttcacatcaccgagtggaacaactttgatattTAGGTTATCATCGTCCGACTCCATCTTAGGGGCCGAAATTGTATTCCGAGTGGCAGAATTCAATATTCTGAGTGGTTTTTGGCCGATCATGCCTTCAAGACGACCTGGATGAAGGagtactctaaaggaattgtcttcgtctcgttctTATGCAAAAGTGAGAGGTGATACACTGCAGAGCGAAGCTGAATGGAAATATGGCGCGAAGTACCAGACACCATGTCTGATGGGTCGCGCGATCAATTAGGCCCTTAACAAGTCCTTGAATCGGGAAAACTTCAACACGAGAAAGTTTCGGCTCGTCGAGCCGATcggttttcatatataattcgtctcaatccgaggtcgtatgggaCCTgaggagacaaatcaagatcagcctacgttttcggtcgagtgaaaagcttgccgtccgagtgaaaacttaccggtcgagtgaaagcttaaCTTTCGAGTAAAAACTTACCGATCGATAAAAAGCttatcatccgagtgaaaattTACCGGTCGAATGAAAATTACCGGTCGAgtggatgaacttattattatccgaataaaaatatagtcatccgagtgaaagattattttccgagtgaaaaagtccagtcgtatggtccgagtgaaagtctctaatatccgagtggatgagctcgaatccgagtgaaactgaacatgtgctcgaaaggttatcaagatgacctcggatgaagaagtgttcaatacagaagttatgCATATCATcgagacggtaaactttggttttggagtcatcatcatcagagatagtatatggcctagAAGTTCACtatgagactcggataatccagtctactgcaagaccgagtccgactagaaggtaaagatgacctcgaggagtattcaagatggccttatttgaaaaagtaatcaacatgagagttgttcgtatcatcgagctgcacaagtttgatatttgggccgtcttgataggagatcatatgcaagctcggcggcccgcgcaagaaggaagacagagtttgggccagattcagactgaatccgagttggaatagaactaggactctaggacgcgaattgatgtaatttttcttgtaaggaaagcctagatgaatcctttacttgtacgggaagtccagccgcctcttatatatgttgggggtgacggccgattaaacaacacacaatcaaacaaatcaatatactactttttcatctacgttttatctctccatcgtttttctctctcgatcttcgctgttcttcgtgtttgagagctacgaatcccgaggctctaggggcgagcgaatcgacctagggcagcccatagccgtcgcACTCCTTGACGGgatccctcccgggggtgtggggtttcgggtctgcaaaagcgcccgtcgactgtcttgcgtatcgcgctgtcggtcgggtctccttcgacatgagctgcggtgcatcacccccggcgtcgagggtacacgtgacgtgttcgtgtgtcaacggGATGCATAATGTATGAGGCTCACTTTTGGCTTCTCCGCTCCTCCCTTCGTCTTTCTCCGATGGCACTTGTCTTAGCGcccgctcaagcatcctggctattgccAGACCGGGCGGGCCTTCAGGAAGCGGGGCCGGACaactgatcctctccgccttactaAGCCAATCCTGGTCGCGGACAGTTTTTCAGAACAATGCGGTGACAAATATAAGCGAAGTGTTTggttatagggttacttacttcggtatctgggcgattgcaactcaggcccgcatcctcggtggtgtccagacactttattcgtggtccgaagaacaacttatacattccttcgggcgtcatgccgaagaagtgctgaatggttcgcggaccttctggattgaactcccacatccagagaggtcgacgtttgcacggcagggcccgccgaactagcattacctggattattttgacaagactaatgtccctctcgagaagctcccgaatgcggctctgcaacgTCGGTACATAGTTTGCAGGCCCCCAGTTCAAtcccacgttggcccacgacgCCAGTCGAGGCGGAggacccgagcggaaagcgggggcggctgcccactttgagcctcggggagctctgacgtagaaccacctccgttgccatagatcagatacctccgggaaggagccttcgggccacggggcatcggcgttcctgcttattgtggcgcctccgcactctgcgtgtcgcccctcaatcatcttcggcttcacattgaaattcttgagccataggccgaagtgggggtgatgtggaggaaggcttcgcacacgacgataaacgacgagatgtggaggatggaatccggagctagatcgtggaaatctagcccgtagtagaacatgagccccctcacgaagggatcaagagtaaggcccaagccccggaggaagtgggagacaaatatgacgctctcgttgggctcgggagtgggaataacctgttcgggggcgggaagcctgtgcttaacatcggcggtcaaatacccggcctccctaagctttgcaaaatcctcctctgtgacagaggaagccatccaccggccttgatggtcagatccggacatgatcgaagatccggggtgcttaagcttgagctttgggtgttggaactcgaggtgcgagaaagcgcaagcgtggagatagagggataggccttgacccctctataaagggggaagaatatcaagcgtccccagcgTAACCGTTCGGGACTTTCCTAAAAACACGAAGTCATGCCAACAGGCAcgggttggattacccatacccgtattgatgaggatcctatAATAagagggacatgatctctgcttcgacaagacgtgccaatggaaccgCCTCGTAATGTGCGCGGTAGCCGGttgtaaaaaacggttcgaataagagtcggaccgtggcgtgatgtcacgtttcaaagagttgtcagcagattagattcgtgggttATTATCCTCtttacggtggtatatggaatttatcttgcagagtcggacacggttcttgtgttcagaatttatcttggagtattcggaaatggaacccgcctcgcaatgccggagacaatctatgcgctggactcgtcgtcattgaagcctggttcaggggctactgagggagtccaggataaggggttatccggactgccggactatatactttggccggactgttggactatgaagatacaagattgaagactttgtcccgtgtccggatgggactctccttggcgtggaaggcaagcttggcgattcggatgtagatctccttctctgtaaccgactctgtgtaaccctagccccctccggtgtctatataaactggagggtttagtccgtaggacataacaacaatcataccataggctagcttctagggtttagcctctccgatctcgtggtaaatcaactcttgtaatacccatatcatcaagattaatcaagtagaaagtagggtattacctccatcgagaaggcccgaacctgggtaaacatcatgtccccagtctactgttatcattagccttagatgcacagttcgggaccccctacctgagatccgccagttttggcaCCGACAGTTCCCTCATTGCTATATGTAGTAGTTAGCGTCGAGTAGAATGGAAAACATTAAATAAAAATTAAACCCTAAATGTAAAAGAATCGAAGGGTAAACacaaaaataaaaaggggaaaCACAGTATGAAAACCCCTTAACCATTCAAAACCCCTAAACCCTTCCTTTCAAAAAAACAGCGTCTGGCAACTGCTGACGCATGGTTGCCTTTTAGTCCCGGTCGGTgttaccaaccgagactaaaggtcctcctgcctgggcgcaCAGCGCCCACGTGGagcacctttagtcccagttcgtaagCCAACCGGGACAAAAAGTGATGGGCATTAGTCCCGACCGTTTTGTCCCGGTTGCAAAACCTGGACTAAAGGCCATCTGAAACCGAGACTGATGcactgttttctactagtgcaagaaaataaaatttacAAAACATTCAAAAGAGATCTCTGCACACATAGAAACCAACAGCTGGCTCCACACTCCAGTGTCACCAAAGCGCTCACTAGGAGAGAAACGAAGCCTCCAACATCTCAAGATCCAGGGCAGCAGCATCGCCAAAATGGCTTTCATAACCGATGAACTGACCTGCTACATGCAGCAAGGCCCTTGTAGCCGTGGCATGTCGGTCGGCGATCATCCCCATGCTGGCCTAGATCTGGATCCATCGATTCCCACCGATGAAGTCGGGGGAGAACATTGGAACCGCCGTCGTTGGATCACAAAACTCGTTTCTGGATCATCATCTTGTCCTGACCGATGACACCTCTGCGAGAGATGGAAGCCACGAACAACACAAAAAACAATAGATCTCACTGTCTGAAATAACTGGCAAGAAGACGGGGCTACCACCTTCTCAACGTCGTTATAAAAATTATCAtcatgaagagaaagaagccgaagCAGATTTATTCGATCTTCACCCCAGAGGAGCGGGATCCTCCCCTTCATCCGCCGCCGGAGCAGCGGACAGAGGGGGGAGGCCGTGGCTTCATCGTCGTCGCCAAGATCGCCCTTTTTTCTCTCGAGCTGTTGGGAAGAAGACGACAGGGTCCGGACATGGCGCTACAAGTGATAAACTGATAATCGTTGACTCATCGACCACGTGACGACTCTGGCAATCCCGACGAAAACGAGCGGCTAGGATATACGGAACGCACTCACTTCTTTGACATCTATACGCATCCCAATCCCATCCACAGTGAACGAACAAACAAACCAACCATGGACCACGACTTACTCCTACTcctcgcctccctcgccgccgTGGCCGTCGCTGCCGTCTGTTACCTCCGCAGCCATGGCAGCGGAGCAAAGCTGCCGCTGCCGCCGGGGCCGAGGGGCTGGCCGGTGCTGGGCAACCTGCCGCAGCTGGGGGCCAAGCCGCACCACACCATGGCGGCCCTCGCGCGCCAGCACGGGCCGCTGTTCCGCCTCCGCTTCGGCAGCGCCGAGCTCGTGGTGGCGGCCTCTGCCAAGGTCGCCGGTAGCTTCCTCCGCGCCCATGACGCCAACTTCAGCGACCGCCCGCCAAACTCCGGCGCGGAGCACGTCGCCTACAACTACCAAGACCTCGTCTTCGCGCCCTACGGCGCCCGCTGGCGCGCCCTCCGTATGCTCTGTGCGCTCCACCTCTTCTCTGCCCGCGCGCTCGACGCCCTCCGCTCCGTCCGCCAGGATGAGGCCCGACTCATGGTCACCCACCTGctgtcagcctcctcctcgccggctcaGGGGGTGGCCATCGGGCAGGAGGCCAACGTGTGCGCCACCAACGCGCTCGCGCGGGCGGCCATGGGGCGGCGCGTCGTTGGCGACGGCGTTGGCGAGAGCGCCAGGGAATTCAAGGGCATGGTGGTCGAGCTCATGCAGCTCGCCGGCGCCTTTAACATCGGcgacttcgtgcccgcgctccgcTGGCTCGACCCTCAAGGCGTCGTGGCCAAGATGAAGCACCTCCACCGCCGGTACGACCGCATCATGGATGGATTCATCAGCGAGAGAGAACACCTTGCTGGGGAGGAGGAAGGGAAGGACCTGCTGAGCATCATGCTGGCCAAGATGCGACAGCCGCTGCACGCTGACGCCGGGGAAGACGGGATCAAATTCACCGAGACCAACATCAAGGCTCTTCTCCTGGTAAGTGTAGAGAAACTGAATATTCGTTTCCATGTGTTCTATCTGTTTGTTTTCGTGATTTTTGGATTTATATTACAGATTTACTAGGTCTCGTCTAAGTCTCGTATAACTTCTTCACTCGGATGATAGTTGAGGGATGAAAACTATCCGATTTTGAtagttgagggacgaaaactatTCGGTTTTAAGTTTGGGGATGATTTCTAAACTCTCGAAAGAGTtcgaggacgaaaaatatacttgcctcattaattaatattttttttaaaccACAGGCATCTTCACATACAATCTAATGATGATGGACATAACTATATCGCATCTATAAGCCCTTAGACAAACCTTAACCGAATGCACATGCTTATTATTTCAGAATTTGCTCACCGCCGGGACGGACACGACATCAAGCACAGTGGAGTGGGCGCTGGCGGAGCTGATACGGCACCCCGACACCCTCAAGCAGCTCCAGCGTGAGGTTGACGACGTCGTGGGAACCTCCCGTCTCGTCACGGAAGCCGACCTGCCACGCCTCACCTTCCTCACCGCTGTCATCAAGGAGACGTTCCGTCTGCACCCGTCGACGCCGCTCTCCCTTCCCCGTGTGGCCGCTGAGGACTGCGAGGTGGATGGCTATCACGTCGCCAAGGGCACCACCCTCCTCGTCAATGTGTGGGCCATCAGCCGTGATCCAGCCTCGTGGGGGGCTGATGCTCTGGAGTTTAGGCCCGCACGCTTCCTCCCTGGCGGGTCGCACGAGACGGTGGACGTCAAGGGAGGAGACTACGAGCTTATTCCGTTTGGGGCAGGGCGGAGGATGTGTGCGGGTCTTAGCTGGGGCCTTAGGATCGTCACGCTCATGACCGCCACGCTGGTGCACGCGTTCGACTTGTCCTTGGTTAATGGCATGACTCCCGACAAACTCGACATGGAGGAGGCCTACGGTCTCACCCTGCAGCGGGCTGTTCCCCTACTGGTTCAGCCAATGCCCAGGTTGTTGCCATCGGCTTATGCAACGTGATGGTTTATCATGGATCTTTGTCGTCTCTTATTAGTTTGTTTCGGTCCGATATACCTTGTGTTAGTTAATTCTTCACAATAATAAGATCAGTTGTCTGTGCCGCCCCCTGAGCCACTATTCATTTGGTTGCAAATTGCAATCAATCTAGCAAAAGCTAGTGGTTTGATTGggaatcatttttctttttttgcttttctaCAATCGTTTCGGCCTTGGACGCCACCAACTTTTAAACCATCAGTTTTACATAGGCTGGCAAATGTCCACTTTCGCTGATTTCATAGAGTATTTTGAACTTATTTTTAACCATTTGAGTTCCCATTCAGATTCAATTCACCAATTCTATTTTCTTACTCGTTATGTGGAAGGACGGCAGGTGGGCATCCGAATTTTTGTCATGGTACGACGGCCTCCGGACATGGACACAACGTATGCACTGGTGCTGCTCTAAGAGCAAGCCACGGACGGCATGTATACAGAAACGCTGCGGCAATATACATCATGGCCGCCCAAAGCCCAAGCATGCTCTGATGCAGCGcttcctctgccaccaccgccgccatgcCTGGCTCCATAGTCTGTGCCCGTGACACAAAAGTTGCTCGTGCCGACACCGTGAAACTCAAGAAACTGCGCCTGTGGTCTCT is a window encoding:
- the LOC123042898 gene encoding flavonoid 3'-monooxygenase CYP75B3 encodes the protein MDHDLLLLLASLAAVAVAAVCYLRSHGSGAKLPLPPGPRGWPVLGNLPQLGAKPHHTMAALARQHGPLFRLRFGSAELVVAASAKVAGSFLRAHDANFSDRPPNSGAEHVAYNYQDLVFAPYGARWRALRMLCALHLFSARALDALRSVRQDEARLMVTHLLSASSSPAQGVAIGQEANVCATNALARAAMGRRVVGDGVGESAREFKGMVVELMQLAGAFNIGDFVPALRWLDPQGVVAKMKHLHRRYDRIMDGFISEREHLAGEEEGKDLLSIMLAKMRQPLHADAGEDGIKFTETNIKALLLNLLTAGTDTTSSTVEWALAELIRHPDTLKQLQREVDDVVGTSRLVTEADLPRLTFLTAVIKETFRLHPSTPLSLPRVAAEDCEVDGYHVAKGTTLLVNVWAISRDPASWGADALEFRPARFLPGGSHETVDVKGGDYELIPFGAGRRMCAGLSWGLRIVTLMTATLVHAFDLSLVNGMTPDKLDMEEAYGLTLQRAVPLLVQPMPRLLPSAYAT